One segment of Trachemys scripta elegans isolate TJP31775 chromosome 1, CAS_Tse_1.0, whole genome shotgun sequence DNA contains the following:
- the LOC117872990 gene encoding olfactory receptor 52E4-like, producing MPDSNTTDFTNPSTFILLGIPGLEEAHIWISIPFCTMYTIAVLGNFTILFIVKKEPSLHGPMFYFLCMLAVTDLVMSTSTVPKMLSIFWFNSREISFSACLTQMYFVHSFSTMESGILVAMAFDRYVAICNPLRYSTTLTNPVVAKIGLAVVLRSGILTLPYPFLARRWPYCRTNIIPHSYCGHIAVVKLACTDIRISSYYGLFNLFFEIGMDVFFIAVSYTLILRAIFRLPTKDARLKTFGTCISHLCAILALYIPDLFSSLTQRFGHNVPLRLRVLIASMYLLMPPMLHPVIYGVRTKQIRGRLIQLFTHKET from the coding sequence ATGCCAGATTCCAACACAACAGACTTCAcaaacccctccaccttcatcctgctgggcattcctggcctaGAGGAAGCCCATATCTGGATCTCCATTcccttctgcaccatgtacaCCATAGCTGTGTTGGGGAACTTCACTATCCTGTTCATCGTGAAGAAGGAGCCGAGCCTCCACGGGCCAATGTTCTATTTCCTGTGCATGCTGGCCGTCACCGACCTGGTCATGTCCACATCCACCGtacccaaaatgctgagcatcttctggttcaattccagggagatcagtttcagtgcctgcctcacccagatgtactttGTTCACTCCTTCTCAACGATGGAGTCTGGAATCCTCGTGGCTATGGCTTTTgatcgctatgtggccatctgcaATCCTCTGAGATATTCCACAACCTTGACAAACCCTGTTGTGGCCAAGATAGGCCTGGCGGTGGTGCTGCGCAGTGGCATACTCACATTACCCTATCCCTTCCTGGCGAGGCGGTGGCCGTATTGtagaaccaacatcatcccccactCCTATTGTGGGCATATAgctgtggtgaagctggcctgcaCTGACATCCGCATCAGTAGTTACTATGGCCTGTTTAATCTTTTCTTTGAGATCGGAATGGACGTGTTTTTTATCGCCGTGTCCTATACTCTGATCCTCCGGGCCATCTTCCGCCTCCCCACAAAAGATGCCCGGCTCAAAACTTTTGGGACCTGCATCTCTCATCTTTGTGCCATCTTAGCTTTGTACATCCCAGATTTATTCTCCTCTCTCACACAGCGGTTTGGCCACAATGTGCCACTGCGTTTGCGCGTTCTCATTGCCAGTATGTACCTGCTGATGCCCCCCATGCTACACCCCGTCATTTatggggtgaggaccaaacagatccggggCAGGCTGATCCAGCTCTTTACTCATAAAGAGACCTAA
- the LOC117872983 gene encoding olfactory receptor 52E4-like translates to MSDSNRTDFTNPSTFILLGIPGLEAAHIWISIPFCAMYTIAVLGNFTILFIVKTEPSLHGPMFYFLCMLAVTDLVMSTSTVPKMLSIFWFNSREISFSACLTQMYFIYSFSEMESGILVAMAFDRYVAICNPLRYSTILRNSVVAKIGLAVVLRNGILALPYPFLASRWPYCRTNIIPHCYCRHIAVVNLACADIRISSYYGLFDLFSVIGMDGFFIAVSYTLILRAIFRLPTKDARLKTFGTCISHLCAISALYIPDFFSSLTQRFGLNVPLHLRVLIATVYLLVPPVLHPIIYGVRTKQIQDRLLQLFTHKET, encoded by the coding sequence ATGTCAGATTCCAACAGAAccgacttcaccaacccctccacttTCATCCTACTTGGCATTCCTGGCCTAGAGGCAGCCCATATCTGGATCTCCATTCCCTTCTGTGCTATGTACACCATAGCCGTGTTGGGGAACTTCACTATCCTGTTCATCGTGAAGACGGAGCCGAGCCTCCATGGGCCAAtgttctatttcctctgcatgctggccgtCACTGACCTGGTCATGTCCACATCCACTGtacccaaaatgctgagcatcttctggttcaattccagggagatcagtttcagtgcctgcctcacccagatgtacttcatttactccttctcagagaTGGAGTCTGGAATCCTTgtggccatggcttttgatcgctacGTAGCCATCTGCAATCCTCTGAGATATTCCACAATCCTGAGAAACTCTGTTGTGGCCAAGATAGGCCTGGCTGTGGTGCTGCGCAATGGCATACTCGCATTACCCTATCCCTTCCTGGCGAGCcggtggccatattgcagaaccaacatcatcccccactGCTATTGTCGACATATAGCTGTGGTGAACCTGGCCTGTGCTGACATCCGCATCAGTAGTTACTATGGTCTTTTTGATCTTTTCTCCGTGATCGGAATGGATGGGTTTTTTATTGCCGTGTCCTATACTCtgatcctcagggccatcttccgcctccccacaaaggatgcccggctcaagacttttgggacctgcatCTCTCATCTTTGTGCCATCTCAGCTTTGTACATCCCAGATTTCTTCTCATCTCTCACGCAGCGGTTTGGCCTCAATGTGCCACTTCATTTACGCGTTCTCATTGCCACTGTGTACCTGCTGGTGCCCCCTGTGCTACATCCCATCATTTATGGGGTGAGGACCAAGCAAATCCAGGACAGGCTGCTCCAGCTCTTTACTCATAAAGAGACGTAA